From Paraburkholderia sabiae, a single genomic window includes:
- a CDS encoding M55 family metallopeptidase, giving the protein MKVLISVDIEGVAGVVNPEQTRAGNGEYERARRWMTLEANAAIEGAFAGGATDVWVNDSHGGFRNLLPDMLDARANVILGKPRTLGMMAGLEYAPQLVFMIGYHAMAQSQGILAHTINSFAFTRVTMNGRDVGEAGLYGALAREYGARITLLSGDDVFAEETKPQFPDATFVVTKQATGYGSGVTQTPERACAAIREAARDVVARFEGLAVAQRVAPQPVDIELRVQTTALADLFAQMPSLERVDSVTLRFTTRSVEHAVRTLNCLSAMSFMLR; this is encoded by the coding sequence ATGAAAGTACTGATTTCTGTGGATATCGAAGGCGTCGCGGGTGTCGTGAATCCCGAGCAGACGCGCGCGGGCAACGGCGAGTATGAACGCGCGCGTCGATGGATGACGCTCGAAGCGAACGCGGCAATCGAAGGCGCGTTCGCGGGCGGCGCCACGGACGTGTGGGTCAACGACTCGCACGGCGGCTTTCGCAATCTGCTGCCCGACATGCTCGATGCGCGCGCTAACGTGATCTTGGGCAAGCCGCGCACACTCGGCATGATGGCTGGGCTCGAATACGCGCCGCAACTTGTGTTCATGATCGGCTATCACGCGATGGCGCAATCGCAGGGCATTCTTGCGCATACGATCAACAGCTTCGCGTTCACGCGCGTGACGATGAACGGGCGCGATGTGGGAGAGGCGGGTTTGTATGGCGCGTTGGCGCGTGAGTATGGCGCGCGAATCACACTGCTATCCGGCGACGATGTGTTCGCGGAAGAAACGAAGCCGCAGTTTCCCGATGCGACGTTCGTCGTCACGAAGCAGGCGACGGGTTATGGAAGTGGCGTGACGCAGACGCCGGAACGTGCGTGTGCTGCGATTCGTGAAGCGGCGCGCGATGTTGTGGCCAGATTTGAAGGGCTGGCCGTCGCACAACGCGTCGCGCCTCAGCCTGTCGATATCGAACTGCGCGTGCAAACTACTGCGCTTGCTGATCTGTTCGCGCAAATGCCTTCTTTGGAGCGAGTGGATAGCGTCACGCTGCGATTCACGACGCGATCCGTCGAGCATGCCGTGCGCACGCTGAATTGTCTGTCGGCGATGTCGTTTATGTTGCGCTGA
- a CDS encoding DmpA family aminopeptidase, producing MSVVSMPHVGVLPAGDLGTIADVGGVTVGHCTLDSGAVQTGVTVIRPHFHDPYRQKVPAAASVINGFGKSIGLVQVEELGVLETPIALTNTFGVAAVAQAQIRAAIASNPQIGREWSTVNPLVFECNDGYLNDIQALAVEPSHYQQAFDAAASTFERGSVGAGRGMSSFDLKGGIGSASRVVNVAGEAFTVGALVLANFGRLPMLTIDGVPLGRELAQRRDAAKAKPEQGSIIMIVATDAPLDARQLKRLSMRAAAGLARTGSVYGHGSGDIALAFSTAWTVPHDSDFVATPPLLNDARLDPLFQACADSVEQAIVDGLWSATTVVGRDAHTRLSLHDAVPDLEQLLKRRTP from the coding sequence ATGAGCGTTGTGTCGATGCCGCATGTCGGCGTGTTGCCTGCGGGCGATTTGGGCACGATTGCGGATGTTGGCGGCGTGACTGTCGGGCACTGCACGCTCGATAGCGGCGCGGTGCAAACGGGCGTCACGGTGATACGTCCGCACTTTCATGATCCTTATCGTCAGAAGGTGCCTGCTGCGGCGAGCGTGATCAACGGGTTCGGCAAAAGCATCGGACTCGTGCAAGTGGAAGAACTCGGCGTGCTCGAAACGCCGATTGCGCTGACCAATACGTTCGGCGTCGCGGCTGTTGCGCAGGCGCAGATTCGTGCGGCGATCGCGAGCAATCCGCAGATCGGGCGCGAGTGGTCGACCGTGAATCCACTCGTGTTCGAATGCAATGATGGTTACCTGAACGATATTCAGGCGCTTGCCGTTGAGCCTTCGCATTACCAGCAAGCGTTCGATGCGGCCGCTTCGACTTTCGAACGCGGGTCGGTCGGCGCGGGTCGCGGGATGTCGAGCTTCGATCTGAAAGGCGGGATCGGTTCGGCATCGCGCGTCGTGAACGTGGCGGGCGAGGCGTTCACGGTCGGCGCGCTCGTGCTCGCAAACTTCGGGCGTCTGCCGATGCTGACCATCGACGGCGTGCCACTCGGACGCGAACTCGCGCAACGACGCGACGCGGCGAAAGCGAAGCCGGAACAAGGCTCGATCATCATGATCGTCGCCACCGATGCGCCGCTCGATGCGCGTCAACTCAAGCGTCTGTCGATGCGCGCTGCCGCAGGTCTTGCGCGCACAGGCTCGGTGTATGGCCATGGCAGCGGCGACATCGCGCTCGCGTTTTCTACGGCGTGGACAGTGCCGCATGACAGCGACTTCGTCGCCACGCCGCCACTGCTCAACGACGCGCGTCTCGATCCGCTGTTTCAGGCATGCGCGGATAGCGTCGAACAGGCGATCGTCGATGGGTTGTGGTCCGCTACTACGGTCGTTGGCCGCGACGCGCACACGCGTCTTTCGCTGCACGACGCCGTACCCGATCTCGAACAACTGTTGAAACGGCGCACGCCATGA